In the Daphnia pulicaria isolate SC F1-1A chromosome 2, SC_F0-13Bv2, whole genome shotgun sequence genome, one interval contains:
- the LOC124325888 gene encoding uncharacterized protein LOC124325888 isoform X3 — protein sequence MQLKTASATAILAALSFIVWSLPVSSVPDANGDTLPLTRPASWAKIGRVVYLPAYYHDGRSSSNVRSFLPINRVHPDYQHPIYFQGSYRSPFDVIQQHQPSNFLYPYSNDVHQDLKDIDILNNGLQARRRTGFENVIMPSFDSVPRHASFTDKSFLAFFSKVIMPVRFVNRVSSFPNVRVSYKNITLTGIAIG from the exons ATGCAG TTGAAAACTGCAAGTGCGACCGCCATCCTTGCGGCGCTTTCGTTCATAGTCTGGAGTTTGCCTGTGAGCTCTGTTCCCGATGCTAACGGCGATACTTTACCGTTGACACGTCCAGCTTCTTGGGCAAAGATTGGTCGAGTCGTCTACCTTCCTGCCTATTACCACGATGGCCGCTCTTCCAGCAATGTCCGAAGCTTTCTTCCGATCAACCGCGTTCATCCCGACTACCAGCATCCGATTTATTTCCAGGGATCCTATCGTTCGCCGTTTGACGTAATCCAGCAGCACCAACCGTCCAACTTTCTATACCCATATTCAAATGACGTCCATCAAGATCTAAAGGATATTGATATCTTGAACAATGGATTGCAGGCCAGGAGGCGAACTGGTTTTGAGAATGTGATTATGCCGAGTTTCGATTCAGTTCCACGACACGCAAGTTTTACGGACAAGTCCTTTTTAGCATTTTTCAGCAAAGTTATCATGCCCGTTAGGTTTGTCAATAGAGTTAGCTCTTTTCCGAATGTCAGAGTATCTTACAAAAACATTACCTTAACCGGAATTGCGATTGGTTAA
- the LOC124325888 gene encoding uncharacterized protein LOC124325888 isoform X1, whose product MQFFNLFQQLKTASATAILAALSFIVWSLPVSSVPDANGDTLPLTRPASWAKIGRVVYLPAYYHDGRSSSNVRSFLPINRVHPDYQHPIYFQGSYRSPFDVIQQHQPSNFLYPYSNDVHQDLKDIDILNNGLQARRRTGFENVIMPSFDSVPRHASFTDKSFLAFFSKVIMPVRFVNRVSSFPNVRVSYKNITLTGIAIG is encoded by the exons ATGCAG ttttttaatttgtttcagCAGTTGAAAACTGCAAGTGCGACCGCCATCCTTGCGGCGCTTTCGTTCATAGTCTGGAGTTTGCCTGTGAGCTCTGTTCCCGATGCTAACGGCGATACTTTACCGTTGACACGTCCAGCTTCTTGGGCAAAGATTGGTCGAGTCGTCTACCTTCCTGCCTATTACCACGATGGCCGCTCTTCCAGCAATGTCCGAAGCTTTCTTCCGATCAACCGCGTTCATCCCGACTACCAGCATCCGATTTATTTCCAGGGATCCTATCGTTCGCCGTTTGACGTAATCCAGCAGCACCAACCGTCCAACTTTCTATACCCATATTCAAATGACGTCCATCAAGATCTAAAGGATATTGATATCTTGAACAATGGATTGCAGGCCAGGAGGCGAACTGGTTTTGAGAATGTGATTATGCCGAGTTTCGATTCAGTTCCACGACACGCAAGTTTTACGGACAAGTCCTTTTTAGCATTTTTCAGCAAAGTTATCATGCCCGTTAGGTTTGTCAATAGAGTTAGCTCTTTTCCGAATGTCAGAGTATCTTACAAAAACATTACCTTAACCGGAATTGCGATTGGTTAA
- the LOC124325888 gene encoding uncharacterized protein LOC124325888 isoform X2 has protein sequence MQQLKTASATAILAALSFIVWSLPVSSVPDANGDTLPLTRPASWAKIGRVVYLPAYYHDGRSSSNVRSFLPINRVHPDYQHPIYFQGSYRSPFDVIQQHQPSNFLYPYSNDVHQDLKDIDILNNGLQARRRTGFENVIMPSFDSVPRHASFTDKSFLAFFSKVIMPVRFVNRVSSFPNVRVSYKNITLTGIAIG, from the exons ATGCAG CAGTTGAAAACTGCAAGTGCGACCGCCATCCTTGCGGCGCTTTCGTTCATAGTCTGGAGTTTGCCTGTGAGCTCTGTTCCCGATGCTAACGGCGATACTTTACCGTTGACACGTCCAGCTTCTTGGGCAAAGATTGGTCGAGTCGTCTACCTTCCTGCCTATTACCACGATGGCCGCTCTTCCAGCAATGTCCGAAGCTTTCTTCCGATCAACCGCGTTCATCCCGACTACCAGCATCCGATTTATTTCCAGGGATCCTATCGTTCGCCGTTTGACGTAATCCAGCAGCACCAACCGTCCAACTTTCTATACCCATATTCAAATGACGTCCATCAAGATCTAAAGGATATTGATATCTTGAACAATGGATTGCAGGCCAGGAGGCGAACTGGTTTTGAGAATGTGATTATGCCGAGTTTCGATTCAGTTCCACGACACGCAAGTTTTACGGACAAGTCCTTTTTAGCATTTTTCAGCAAAGTTATCATGCCCGTTAGGTTTGTCAATAGAGTTAGCTCTTTTCCGAATGTCAGAGTATCTTACAAAAACATTACCTTAACCGGAATTGCGATTGGTTAA